The following are encoded together in the Babylonia areolata isolate BAREFJ2019XMU chromosome 18, ASM4173473v1, whole genome shotgun sequence genome:
- the LOC143292119 gene encoding NADH dehydrogenase [ubiquinone] 1 beta subcomplex subunit 3-like, translated as MGGGEKFQVPDWRSYKIDGIPELEQTQRMLASRGLKDPWLRNEVWRYQKQNYGGQWRNAGISLGRGLKWAVAAVAITIAVEKFVFKKDDGHGGHH; from the exons ATGGGAGGCGGAGAGAAATTTCAAGTGCCTGACTGGAGAAGCTACAAGATTGATGGAATCCCTGAACTGGAACAGACCCAGAGAATGCTTGCGTCCAGGGGCCTGAAGGATCCATGGCTGAG AAACGAAGTGTGGCGCTACCAGAAGCAGAACTATGGGGGCCAGTGGAGGAACGCAGGCATCAGTTTGGGCCGGGGTTTGAAGTGGGCAGTCGCGGCCGTGGCAATCACCATTGCTGTGGAAAAATTTGTCTTCAAGAAAGACGATGGACATGGTGGACACCATTGA